The DNA window ATTGGTGCAGAAATTGATTCGGACTTTCCTCTTGTTCTTGGTCTGGTGCCATGGCGTCATCAGGTTAACATTATAACCAAATGTAAGTCGGCAGATGAGGCTGTTTTTTATTTGAAAGAGTGCATATTGAACGGATGGACTCGTCAAACGTTGGATAACTCACTGAAAGCTAATCTATACAAGACACACGGTAACGCTATCAGCAATTTTCCTCAATATCTGCCGGAAGCACAAAGCCGTATGGCACAAGAAATCACTAAGGACAACTATGATTTCGGTTTTGTAACTGTTCCAGCCGACTATAAGGAGGAACAGCTTGAAGCGGCGTTGGAGCAGAATATAACCCGTTTCCTGCTTGAACTTGGAACAGGATTCGCTTTCGTAGGACGACAAAAGGAACTGATTGTCGGGGGACGTACCCGCCGGATTGATATGCTGTTCTACCATATCCGCCTAAAGGCATACGTTGTGGTCGAACTAAAAGTTAAGCCATTCGATCCTGAGTATGCAGGAAAACTCAACTACTATGTCAATGCTGTTGATGAACTGCTAAAAGGAACTGATGACAACCCCACTATCGGACTGTTGATTTGCAGCGATAAAGATGAAACCGATGTACGTTGGGCTTTCAAAGGAATACAAACCCCAATGGGAGTGGCTTCGTACGATAATGTCCAGATTGCTTCTCCCTCAAATCTGCTTCCCTCGGCTGAGGAACTGCAAGCAAGAGTGAGGTTGGTTGAAGAAGAATTAAACAAGTCGAATGACTAAATTCATTGCATTTTCTGCATTATCCGCATATTCTATAATGGTCGGCTTCTCCAACGCAACCTATTTATCACTCTTTTGTCCTCGAATAATAAGTTGACTGATAGCACCATCAGTAACACCTGAAAAATATATTCAGAAGCATTAATAATAGATATTTATGAAACATAACGAAGAACTCTATACAATCACACTTACAAAGAAACAGATGCGTCTTATCGCAAATTGCGTTGAAGACTGCTCAAGGTTTCTTGCCGGACAATGTGAACTTGGCTTTACCACATGTGGTCTTGATAAACAGCAAGAGATTCAAGAGAAACTCCGAGAACTGCACGACCTTGTGGCAACCGATTTAGCTAATCAACCATACGCATCTTACGGATGGTCAGGGGGCGGTTGTTCTAACGATTACCAGCGCAACAAAATTATTCAGCTATATCCTCTATATCGTGAAATTCTCCATTTCATAGCAAAGGAAGAAGGTCATAATAGCGTATACGCCGGAAGCACCCCAACGTGCGATGAGCAAGATCCATTCATAAAAATCAACAAACTTTGAGAATATCCAACACGGTGATTGTATCCCATGTATCTTAAAACAGGGTATTCAACAATTACTAAATTCATTGCATTTTCTGCATTATCCGCATTATCTCATTATTAGGTAAGTTGGCATACTGTTATAAGATTATCAATTATTTACTCTCTCAATGGATAACTGGTAGAGAAAGGGGGGTACTGGTATAATACTGGTATGGTACTTGCGTTTCGTTTTGTCGAAATTTAGGCGACTGTGTTTAAT is part of the Duncaniella dubosii genome and encodes:
- a CDS encoding PDDEXK nuclease domain-containing protein produces the protein MTDIIPNNEPHIVRVKDFKIDADYAAWLSEIKRRYHSAQIKAAVKVNTEKLAFNWSVGRDLVMRKAEETWGSGVVEQLSFDLQEAFPHDKGFGSRNLWNMKKWYLFFSSLEATEKLHQAGAELQQANIQNIIKLYQIGAEIDSDFPLVLGLVPWRHQVNIITKCKSADEAVFYLKECILNGWTRQTLDNSLKANLYKTHGNAISNFPQYLPEAQSRMAQEITKDNYDFGFVTVPADYKEEQLEAALEQNITRFLLELGTGFAFVGRQKELIVGGRTRRIDMLFYHIRLKAYVVVELKVKPFDPEYAGKLNYYVNAVDELLKGTDDNPTIGLLICSDKDETDVRWAFKGIQTPMGVASYDNVQIASPSNLLPSAEELQARVRLVEEELNKSND